The following nucleotide sequence is from Acetivibrio cellulolyticus CD2.
ACTGATACTCATCAAATCTGGCTAAGCTGTCTGCCAATCCCTTTTTAATGGAGTTAGGAATTGGCTTGCCATAAGTATTTATGTAATAAGCAAGCACCTCAGTCATATCATCCGGACGCTCAACTATTTTATTCAACACTTTTCTAACATAATCCTTACCTTCTTCACTCTTTGCAAGCTCTGCCACCAATACGTGTGATATTGTTCTTAAGTGCATTTCGTTCCTTGCAAAAACACATAAGTTTGCAACAAATCCTGCATCACTTTTGATTAGACTTCTTGCAGTATCTAATATATCTTTGGAGTTATCGCCATAAAACTTATTTTCATTAAAAAGGCTAGTTAAAACTTGTGTAACCAGTTTTTCCTTATCACTCATATGATAGGCAATTGCACCCTCATTATTGTAAGTTATATTTGTTCTTGCATTTCCAAAATTAAATTTTGACATATTTATTTTCCTTTCATATTAAATTATTGCCTGAGAGAAAAACGGAAGGAGACTATAATCCGGCGCGTCTTCTTATTTCGCCATCCCAAAAGTTTTGGGAGCAGGACTTGCACCTGCACATGTTTTCACATACCGGCCCCACGAAGTAACTCCTACCTGCACTGCCCAAGCATTTTACAGAGAGAAAATCAATTAGAGTTTATTTAGTGCTCTCCCATCTGAGCTACACGGGAATTCCATGACCGGACTCGAACCGGCGACCTCTCGGTTAAATGCCGAAGTATCTCTAATTTGCACTACCCTATAAATTTAAGTGAGAGAAAATCGAAAAGAGTAATAATCAACCCAAATGAAGTAACTCTTTTCTTCACTGCTCACTACATTTTCAGTATACGAGAATTACTTCCTGGTTAACAGACAAAAAGTTTGCAACCTTTGTTTAGCTGCAAACTTTTACTTATTTTTGTGTTCTGCGCACATTATCATATTTAAATTTTACTTTCTATCCAAACACCTTAATGCGGTTTTCTAATGGCTGAAATTGCTTTTCATCAGGCTTTGCTGTTGGTTTTCCAAACGGCATTTGTGCAATAAGCTTCCAATTGTTTGGTATTTTCCATTCTTTTTTCACTTCATCTTCAATGAGTTCATTGTAATGCTGCAACGATACACCAAACCCTTCAATTTCAAGTGCTGTCCATACTACAAACTGGTGCATTCCACTTGATTGCTGTGACCAGATTGGAAAATTATCTTTATATAATTCAAATTGTTTTTGCAAAGATTCAATTACTGTAGTGTCCTCAAAGAACAAAATTGTTCCATAGCCATTACGGAATGAATTTATTTTGTCTTCAGTAGGACTAAATTGTTCTGGTGGAACAACTTTTCTTAATGCCTCTTTTGTAATATCCCACAATTTATCATGTTCTTTTTTAAGTAGTAAAACAACTCTTGCACTTTGCGAATTAAACGCCGATGGTGTATGCTTTACAGTATATTCAACTATTTCTTTTATTCTTTCATCTGAAACAAGAGTCTCCTTGCTAATTCCATAAAATGTACGTCTATCTGCTACTGCAGTATAAAAATCCTTTGACACGGCAATTCCTCCTATTTCATGCTGGGGTTAAATTAATTCAAAAGTAAATAATACTTTTCCAGCATTATCGTATTTATATCTAATCTATACCCATAATATTTACTTTTTAACTAAATTTTATTTCAATTAATCTTTTGATAATATCCTGCGTTTTGTGGTATAAATAACAAAACATTTTATATTATAAGGAGAATAATCTCAATGAATATTAAATTTTTTAAAGAAACTGAAGTTAAGAAAGAAAAAACCATTCTAGATATTGCAGAAGATTTGAGTATAAAAATAAAATCACCCTGTAATGGAAAAGGCAAGTGCGGAAAGTGTATCGTAAAAGTCATAAGCGGAAAAGTCTCCGAACCAACTAAATGCGAAGAAGATCTTTTAGGTAAAAAGAATCTTGGGCAAGGATATAGGCTTGCCTGTGAAACTACTGTTATAGATGACACAGAAATAGAACTGATAAAATAAAAGTGAATAGCAACTAAAATTCTTTAATAAACCCAATTGCTTTTTTATAATTTAAGGGTTTACTATCCTTGTGTCTTTTGATAGCTGTGATTTATGAGATAATCCATCTGTTCTTCATATCACCATAGAACAAATCAAAAATATCGTTTTAAGATATAAAAATTTAATATTCTTGTAATTGCACTCAACAAC
It contains:
- a CDS encoding 2Fe-2S iron-sulfur cluster-binding protein; protein product: MNIKFFKETEVKKEKTILDIAEDLSIKIKSPCNGKGKCGKCIVKVISGKVSEPTKCEEDLLGKKNLGQGYRLACETTVIDDTEIELIK
- a CDS encoding nitroreductase family protein yields the protein MSKDFYTAVADRRTFYGISKETLVSDERIKEIVEYTVKHTPSAFNSQSARVVLLLKKEHDKLWDITKEALRKVVPPEQFSPTEDKINSFRNGYGTILFFEDTTVIESLQKQFELYKDNFPIWSQQSSGMHQFVVWTALEIEGFGVSLQHYNELIEDEVKKEWKIPNNWKLIAQMPFGKPTAKPDEKQFQPLENRIKVFG